Proteins from one Mugil cephalus isolate CIBA_MC_2020 chromosome 15, CIBA_Mcephalus_1.1, whole genome shotgun sequence genomic window:
- the acat1 gene encoding acetyl-CoA acetyltransferase, mitochondrial yields MSSNALLTMHGRVCKRLAHKYLSRTYTSRPSLNEVVIVSAVRTPMGSFKGTLAAVPATKLGSVAIKGAIDKAGITPEDVKEVYMGNVLQAGEGQAPTRQALLGAGLTLGTPATTINKVCASGMKSIMMAAQSLMCGHQDVMVAGGMESMSNVPYVMARETPTYGGVRMEDLIVKDGLTDVYNKFHMGNCAENTAKNCSITREEQDAYAIGSYSRSKAAYESGVLAKEIVPVNIPQRGKPDVVVSEDEEWRRVDFSKVPKLKAVFQKENGTVTAANASTLNDGAAALVLMTADAAKRLNVTPLARIVSFADAAVAPIDFPIAPAFAVPKVLDAAAIKKDDIAMWEINEAFSVVVLANIKMLDIDPSKVNVNGGAVSLGHPIGMSGARIVGHMVHNLKSGQYGLAGICNGGGGASSILIQKL; encoded by the exons ATGTCATCCAATGCTCTCCTAACCATGCATGGCAGAGTCTGCAAACGCCTG GCTCACAAGTACCTGTCAAGAACCTACACATCTCGCCCTTCACTCAAT GAAGTCGTCATTGTCAGTGCAGTCCGTACTCCAATGGGCTCCTTCAAAGGCACCCTGGCTGCAGTTCCAGCAACCAAACTGGGGTCCGTTGCTATTAAGGGAGCCATAGATAAAGCAG GTATTACTCCTGAAGATGTGAAGGAAGTCTACATGGGCAACGTACTTCAGGCAGGAGAAGGACAGGCTCCCACAAGACAGGCCTTGCTTGGAGCAG GCTTGACCCTCGGCACTCCAGCAACAACCATCAACAAAGTCTGTGCCTCTGGAATGAAGTCCATCATGATGGCAGCCCAGAGTCTAATGTGTGGTCACCAG GATGTAATGGTGGCAGGAGGCATGGAGAGCATGTCCAACGTACCTTATGTGATGGCCAGAGAGACCCCAACCTACGGAGGAGTGAGGATGGAAGATCTCATTGTCAAGGATGGACTCACCGATGTCTACAACAAATTCCACATG GGCAATTGTGCAGAGAACACAGCCAAGAACTGCAGCATCACCAGAGAGGAGCAGGACGCCTATGCCATCGGCTCATACAGCCGCAGCAAAGCAGCATATGAGTCTGGTGTGCTGGCCAAAGAAATTGTACCGGTCAACATTCCCCAGAGAG gCAAACCTGATGTGGTGGTTTCTGAGGATGAGGAGTGGAGGCGGGTTGACTTCAGCAAAGTCCCTAAACTGAAGGCAGTGTTCCAGAAAGAGAATG GCACAGTGACGGCAGCCAATGCCAGCACACTGAACGATGGCGCCGCTGCTCTTGTTTTGATGACTGCAGATGCTGCAAAGAGACTGAATGTCACTCCACTAGCCAGAATTGTCT CGTTTGCTGACGCTGCAGTCGCTCCCATTGATTTCCCCATTGCGCCTGCATTTGCCGTTCCAAAG GTCCTGGATGCAGCAGCAATAAAGAAAGACGATATCGCCATGTGGGAGATCAATGAGGCCTTCAGTGTGGTCGTCCTGGCTAACATCAAAATGCTGGACATTGACCCTTCAAAAGTCAATGTCAACGGGGGAGCTGTGTCACTGGGACACCCCATTGG GATGTCTGGAGCGAGAATTGTGGGTCACATGGTGCACAACCTGAAGTCTGGTCAGTACGGACTGGCAGGCATCTGCAATGGCGGTGGTGGAGCCTCCTCCATTCTGATCCAGAagttgtaa
- the tmprss2 gene encoding transmembrane protease serine 2 — MSQSQAKDGEYDNLGFQHQGERPPPYPVQQMVYPNPYQTTSPPVNTWNTTSAGSPYPTRRNKGSKSCHWRNILCICLAVFFVLAVIAAVLWYFFYYQCILGKSCRDGGQCLSPSQWCDGVRDCSHGEDESQCFRLHGANSMLQGYTASNEQWMPVCAENWNNNYGKAVCEQMGYDRKDYVSYGQTSAGSLAANGYLTLKPGSYYGSYVTSQLTHSQSCSTQAVTLKCIECGKSLAATRTRIVGGTEAVNEAWPWQVSLQINGQHVCGGSIIAQTWILSAAHCFESYNNPRQWRVYYGNVRLSLMTNGIKVDRIISHPNYNSKTSDSDIALLKLSSPLPFSSTAKPVCLPNAGMSINSPGTRAWITGWGALFSSGPTPPILNQASVTIYSRETCNAPNVLSGLVTETMICAGKLDGGVDSCQGDSGGPLVVEVGNVWFLAGDTSWGIGCAERNKPGVYGNVIYFIDWIYEQMQNE; from the exons ATGAGTCAAAGTCAG GCGAAAGATGGCGAGTATGACAACTTAGGGTTCCAGCACCAGGGAGAAAGACCACCTCCATACCCTGTGCAGCAGATGGTATATCCTAACCCATATCAGACGACTTCACCACCCGTCAACACCTGGAACACTACATCAGCCGGATCGCCGTATCCTACAAGACGAAATAAAG GATCAAAGTCATGTCACTGGAGAAACATCCTGTGCATATGCCTGGCCGTGTTCTTCGTCCTGGCAGTGATTGCAGCCGTGCTGTGGTACTTCT TTTACTACCAGTGTATCCTGGGGAAGTCGTGCAGAGACGGCGGGCAGTGTCTGAGCCCCTCCCAGTGGTGTGACGGCGTCAGGGACTGTTCGCATGGAGAGGACGAATCTCAGTGTT TTCGTTTGCATGGGGCCAACTCCATGCTACAGGGATACACGGCAAGTAACGAGCAGTGGATGCCCGTGTGCGCTGAGAACTGGAATAACAACTATGGGAAAGCCGTGTGTGAGCAGATGGGCTACGATAG AAAGGATTATGTGTCCTACGGTCAAACCAGTGCTGGTTCTTTGGCCGCCAATGGATACTTGACGCTGAAGCCTGGAAGTTATTATGGATcatacgtgacgtcacagctcaCTCACAG CCAGAGTTGCTCAACCCAGgctgtcacacttaaatgtatCG AATGTGGGAAGAGTTTAGCAGCTACCAGAACTCGAATCGTGGGTGGCACAGAAGCTGTAAATGAGGCCTGGCCGTGGCAGGTCAGCCTTCAGATAAATGGCCAACATGTTTGTGGAGGCTCCATTATTGCCCAGACCTGGATCCTGTCCGCTGCACACTGCTTTGAAAG CTACAACAACCCACGACAATGGCGCGTATACTACGGCAACGTCAGACTGTCTCTAATGACCAATGGCATTAAAGTTGATAGAATCATCAGTCATCCAAATTATAATTCAAAAACAAGTGACAGCGACATCGCTCTCCTAAAGCTGAGTTCACCTCTGCCTTTTTCAT CCACAGCGAAGCCAGTTTGTCTTCCCAACGCCGGCATGTCCATAAATTCGCCCGGAACTCGAGCCTGGATCACAGGGTGGGGTGCCTTGTTCTCATCTG GGCCAACGCCTCCGATATTAAATCAAGCCAGTGTGACTATATACAGCAGAGAGACCTGTAATGCACCCAACGTGTTAAGCGGGTTAGTCACTGAGACTATGATCTGTGCGGGCAAACTGGATGGAGGAGTTGACTCTTGTCAG gGTGACAGCGGAGGCCCCCTGGTGGTTGAAGTTGGGAATGTGTGGTTCCTCGCTGGAGACACCAGCTGGGGGATTGGATGTGCTGAGAGGAACAAGCCAGGAGTTTACggcaatgtcatttacttcattGACTGGATATACGAACAGATGCAG AATGAGTGA